The genomic DNA GCGCCTGTAGAAGCTGGCGCTGCCAGTCCGCGCAGAGCCAAAGTGGCGTGTCCGCTACCAATGGTGGGCTCCCCGAAATGCAGACTTTCTATGCCGTAATGTGAACTGTCACAGGCAAAACTTGCGGTCATGTCGCTCTCCGGTCTGCTGTGAGTGGTCAATCATTCGGACAGATCAAAAGTCTCGTCAATAATCTTTCCATTGATGCGTATTTTTAGTTTTCCAGGCTTTTCCTGTTTGACATCTATGGCGAGCACCTTGCCATCAACCCGAAGGTGAGCTGAGTAACCTTTCCAGGTCGAAGGAATGGCCGGGTTAATGTGCAAGGTTTTTCCGGTTTTGCGTATTCCCAGGATTGCTTCAACTGCAACGCGGTAGAGCCATCCTGCCGAGCCGGTATACCAGGTCCAGCCGCCCCTTCCTGATTTTTCGCCCTCGCCGTAAATATCAGCGGCAATCGCGTAGGGTTCCACGCGGTAATGTTCTGCAGCTTCCCTGTTCAAAGCGTGATTGACCGGATTGAGCATTTGGAAGCACCGCCAAGCATCATCCACTCTGCCTTGCTCTGCCAGCGCATAAACAACCCAGGTAGCAGCATGAGTATATTGGCCACCATTCTCTCGAACTCCTGGTGGATAACCCTTGATATACCCTGGGTCTTTGTCGGTATGCTGGAAGGGTGGTGTGAACAGGCGGACGATCTTGTGTTCGTCGTCGACAAGCTGTCCCATCACCGCATCAAGCGCCATATCCCGCCGTGATTTTCGACCCGCACCCGACAGCACGCTCCAGCTTTGTCCCAAAGAGTCGATGCGGTCTTCTTCACATGCTTTCGATCCCAGTGGCGTGCCGTCGTCATAGGTTGCGCGCAGATACCACTCGCCGTCCCAACCTGGACCTTCGATGGATTTCTTCAGTGCAGTGATATGCGTCTGCCAGACTTTAAGTCGTTTGTTGTCCTTGCGGTCTTCGGCAAACGGAATCCAGTGCTTCAAAGTACGCAGCAGGAACCAGCCGAGCCAAACGCTTTGTCCTTCTCCTCCCTCGCCGACCCGATTCATTCCGTCATTCCAGTCTCCACCGAGAATGAGTGGAAGACCGTCCTTGCCCGTCCGCTTGATGGCAAGATCAAGCGCGCGCGCTGCGTGTTCGTACACGCTTGCTTTCTGTTCGCTCGCCTCCGGTGTGAAGAATGCGTCGTGCTCACCGACTTTTAGTTTCTGGCCTTCCAGAAACGGCAATTGTTTGTCGAGAATTGCCTTATCGCCTGTCACTTCAATATAATGTGCAACAGCATATCCGAGCCAGACCACATCGTCGGAAATCATGGTCCGAACACCTGCACCGCTGCCCGGCAACCACCAATGTTGAACATCGCCTTCCTTGAATTGCCGTCCGGCGGCGATCAGCACTTGTTCACGTGCAATAGTGGGATCGTGGAGCATCAGAGCTAGCGAATCCTGCAACTGATCGCGGAAACCGAACGCACCGCTCGCCTGATAGAAGGCTGATCGTGCTTTCATGCGACAGGCATAATTCTGGTATGGCAGCCAGGTATTGACCATCGCATCAAAAGACGGGTCGTCCGTTTTAACTTGAAGTGTGTCGAGAAAGTCCCGCCAATACCGCAAAGTCTCAGCCAGTTCTGCCGCAATATCGCCGTTCTGCAATTGATCGAGCAGCGATTCCGATTGTATCCGGTCCTCGCAGTCACCGAAGAATACGTTGATCGTTTTCGATTCCTTTGGACCGAGTTGGATATCAATTGCCAAAGCCGCGCACGGGTCGCCGGTAACGGCGAGGTTGCCGGACAGATCAGCCCCTGAGTAAACCGATGATGGAAAGAATACGTCACCGGTGGATTGGCCCAGAAATTCGCGTCTGTCGGCTGTGAAGGAGCTTGCCCGAATATCTGCAGCAAGAAACGCGGTCCGTCCGGCGAAGTCGACACTGTATGGATTGGTAGCGAGCAGGCCGCCACGTTTCTCGTCCCAGGATGAGAGAATGGTTGGACGCGATTTTACTGAATTGTTTCCGAGCACCCATTCTGCATAGGCGTACATGCGCAAGTTAACCGGTTCGTCATAACGGTTGGTCAAAGTCAGTCGAGACAATTTAACGGGTTTGTCCAGGGATACTGATTGTTCGAGCAACAATTCCAGTCGGTTGTCGATGCTTTTGAACGTCGAAACTCCAGGCGCGTGTCGTATTTCGAAATTGGCACTGCTATCCTCGCTCAACGCTGCAAAAGGCGTCGACACGGATCCGCTGTTCAGATCTGTCACAAAGAAAGCTTCTCCGGGCCGATTGATAACCGGGTCGTTGGTCCAGGGCGTCAGTTGATAATCGCGGGAATTGTAACTCCAGGTAAAACCTGCCCCCTCGCTCGATACGTGGAAGCCGAAGCTGTCATTAGAAATCACGTTAATCCATGGATGCGGGGTGGAACCGCCTGCACGCAATCGAACAACATAACTGTGGTCTTCTGCAAAGCCGCCGAAACCGTTCCAGAAGGTCAGGTCGCTTCCGAGCCCATCCGGAATGGGCTTAATCATTCCGCGCAGTTGGGGGCGGTTTGAAGGTGTTGAGGTGGTGCCTGTCTCACTTTGATGTTGCAGCACGCGGTCCAGTTGTTCGGTAATGTCGCCGTTGCGTGTATGCATGACGATGGCGGCGACGGACAGCAAGCCCCGATATGCCTCGGTTGCCGTCAAGTCTCGACGAACGGTGAAAATATGCTGGCGTGGTCCCTTCGCATGGCCACGCGCTCGCGCATTTTCGCACATCACATCGAGTGCTTGCTGCAAATCCTGAGTATAAGATGTGGAACGTTCATTGATGACAACGAGATCGCACAGAAGATTGTGGGCGCGGAGATATTCTTGCATTAGCAAGGCGCGGCGAACGATTTTTAAATCGGACTCATCATCAATACGCAGTACGAAAATTGGAAAATCGCCAGAAATCGAAAGCGGCCAAAGCGAGGATTGACTCGTCAGACCCTTTCGAATCGTCTCCTGCTGAGCGCGCAGTCCGGTATCGGGATAAATCAGAAAACGCGCAATCTGCTGGAAGGCAGCAGCGTCCTGAGAGGTAATGCCGATATGAAAAAATTGGACCTGAGAACGTGTCCAGGAGAGCTCTGCTTCATGCAAATACGTCTCGGCATGCCGATATCGATCGACGGCTTCTTGGGCCACTTCTCGGGTGGGGGCGGCAACGGTCCAGAAAATCACTTTCACCTTCTTGCCTGCTGGCACCCGCACGGTGCGGCGCAGAGCAAAAATTGGATCGAGAGTGTAGCCGTGCGAACCACTTAATTCCTTGCCCGGATCGAAGGCAGCAGCGCGGTTCAGCGTCCGACCGCGACCTATGAAATTCCTGCGATCGGTTTCGGCTTGGGTAGGTCGATTGACGTCCGAACTGTCTGTCACCAAATGCGCCAGATGCATGTCCGGCTCTCCAGGTGTTCTCTTATTGCGCCAGGCATGGATCACGCTGTTGTCCGGCGCAATTTCTGTTCGAACAAACATTTTGGCAAACAGGGGATGGGCACTATCAGCATCTTCAGACGTCAGCACGATTTCGCTGTAGGACGTAACCTCGATCAATCGGTCGGTCTTTCCATCATTTCGTAGTGTAACCTGACGTGCTTCGGCATCGGCCTCCGATGCGACGATGCACTGCACTTCAGAACGTAAGGTTCCCACAGTTTTGTGGAACTCGGCCTTGTCTTCTGAAAATATGACCCGCGTTATTTCCCCATTTGCGCGGCGGGGCTCAGCGGTAGCCGACCACCATTGACCATCTTCAATATCGCGCAGGAAAATAAAGAGCCCCAATCGATCTTCGGTAGGATCCGGCGTCCAACGACTGACTGCAAGGCCATTCCATCGGGATCCGCCAGCACCAGTTGCTGTCAGAATCGAAGAATAGTGACCGTTGGATAAAACAATGGTTTCGCGATCGGCATTGAGAGGATCGGCAATTTTGCGATCGGCCAACTGATGCAGATCTGACGTGTCGTCACTGCGAGGGCGCGAATCGTCCTTGGCCGAAAGCACACTGATGTCCCGCGGTGCTTTTTCCTGCAACAACAATTCCGCTGCTTCTATTGTCGGATCAGCATGGAAACGGTTGCGCATCCGGCCGTGGAAAACGACGTTGTCAACTGCAACAATCGACATGCCATGGTGATGCGCCATGAAATTGCGGACAATCTCGAATTTTTCGCCTACAGGTACGCGGTTGGGCGTGAAATCGACCGCATCATAGAAACCATACTGCCCAAGAGCGCCAAGGGAACGCAACCGATCAAGATTGCTCACTGCAGCTGCGGGTTGATACTGGCTCGCCAGAAGGCTGGCATACGGTGCAACCACGGCATCCCGCGAGAGCCCTCGTTTAAGGCCAAGCGATGGAACCCCGAAATTGCTATATTGGTAGGTGAGCTGTGGGTCGCGAGCATTGTAGGCGGATTCGGAAATGCCCCACGGAATGCCACGCCTGTTGCCGTAGGCAATCTGGCGTTTAACGATCAGTTGATTGGTCTGATTGAGAATGCCTCCAAGCCGCTCGTGCATGACAAGAGGTGGCATAAGATACTCAAACATCGAACCGGACCAGGAAAGCAGTGCTGCTTCAAATCCAACCGGCACAACAGGTCGACCAAGCCGGAACCAGTGCTCTTTTGGCAGATCGCCCTTGGCGATACCGAAAAGACTGGTAAGTCGAGCCTCCGATGCCAGGAGGTCGTAACAGGAGTCGTCAAGTTCATTGAGATCAGCACGGTACCCAATGCTCAGAAGTCTGCGATCACGGTTATACAGAAACTCGAAATTCATGGCGAATGCGAGCAATCGCGCTCTTTCAGCAAGCTTGTTGAGATGATCTGATGACGTCAGAGCTTCGTTCACTGAACGTTCACGATCAACAAGTCTTTGTTCGCAGGTCTCAACAAGCGTGAGGCTCCAAGCTTCCAGCTGCCGGGTTTCGGCAACGTCGTGCGCGCTTCGTAGATCGCTTGCGAGTCGCGAAATGTCCCATGCAAGTGTAGATAAATCTCCCGAACGGAGGCTGGCGGTTTCCGGCTCCGCGTTCATACCTTGTGCGATCCTTTGAAATCCCGCTAAACGTTCGTGCAGCCGTTTCCTCAGTGGTTCCAATGACCGCCAACCTTCCGGCACCGCCGCAAGGTACTCCTGCGCGATGCCTGCGACATCAATCACGCCATCCACATGTGTCTGTCGGTGGACAATAGGGGTATGTCCCCACTCGCGGCAGGTGCTGGCGAGTGTGATAAGGTGACCTGCAAGATTACCGCTGTCGACCGTTGAAATATATCTTGGGTAGAGCGGTTCAAGAGATCCGGTATCGTACCAATTGAACAGATGACCTTGCAACTTTTCCATGCGTTCAAGCGTGCACAGTGTTTCCTCGATGCGCTCAATTGCTTTAGGAAAACTGATCCAGCCGAAATCCCGCGCAGTTACAACCGAAAGCAGGTAGAGGCCGATATTTGTGGGTGAAGTCCGATGTGCGACGACTTCAAAAGGTGTCTCCTGCACGTTGTCGGGCGGCAGGTAATTGTGCTCAATCGTCACGAACGTCTCGAAATACCGCCACGTTCGCCGCGCAATTCGTCGAAGGTTCGCTCGGTCACTGTCGGAGACAACAAGCCGATCCTCAGTTGGAAAAGATCGACTGGCAAGATAGGCGATGACGGGCGCGACGATCCAGGCTGTCGATAGCAGAACCACCGGCGAAAGCAGACTTGCGCCTGACGCCAGGACGAAACCAGTGCTCGCAAATCCAGCGACAGGAGACATCCACATAAGCTGGAAATAAAACAGCAGGCTGTCCGAAGCAGTCCGTTCAACCTGCGCTGCGGTACGCCATTCCAGCAGTTTTTTCCTGCTGACAAACAAACGGTAAAGACTGCGCAGGATCGCGTCCCCCATCACCCACGCGAAGTGTGCGATGAGAGTGACGCGCAGTAATACTTGAGCCGTTGCCAATGAAAAATCACTCACAAGGCTATGGAAATGAACGCTCGGAACGAGATCTTTGCGAGACGGGACGATTTCACTTATGAGGCTTAGCGAAGGCGCGATGAATAGACTCAGGACGAGCATAGCCTGCCAAATCCACGCAATGTCGACCGATAACACACACCATCCGGCCACGGATGCGATCATCCAGAATATAGGCGTGAGTGAACGTCGCAGATTGTCGATCATCTTGAAGCGGCCAAGTCCGCCAATACCTGATGCCGTGCTTAGAATATAGGGCAACAACTGCCAGTCACCTCTCACCCAACGATGCTGGCGGGATACTTCAACCTGATATCGGGTTGGGAAATCCTCAATCAGCTCGGCGTCGGTAACAAGCCCGGCACGAGCGAGTATTCCTTCAAGCAAGTCGTGACTGAGAACAGCGTTGTCTGGAACACGGTTGGCAAGAGCGCTTTCGAAGGCGTCTACATGGTACAGACCCTTGCCGGTAAAAGTGCCTTCATCGAAAAGATCCTGATAGGTGTCTGAAACAGCAAAGACGTAGGGATCTAGACCGCGGTTAATCGAAAACACGCGCTGGAAGAAAGAGGCGTCAGCACCGGTCGTTAACGACGGCGTGACGCGAGGTTGGAGAATGGCATAACCCGATGTGACCAGTCCGGTTCGCTTATCAACCTTTGGTCGATTGACAGGGTGATGCATCTTGCCTGCGAGTTTGGTGACGACGTCGCGGGTAATCCGGGTATCGGCATCGAGAGTCATGACATACTGGATATTGTCTGGCAAAGCATGCTCAAGAGGAAAAAATGAAGTATCTTTGTCGCCGCGCAAGAAAAAGTTCAACTCGTGCAGCTTGCCACGTTTTCTCTCCCAACCGATCCACGCATCTTCACTTTCATTCAATTGCCTTTTGCGGTGAAGCAGGAAAAACCTACGCCCTCCGTCGTGGCGATATCGTGCAGCAAGTTCATCAATTTGCGTTTGGGCGTAAATGAGCAAATCGGCGTCGTCGGCTTTTTCTTCGGTTGCTGCATCAACAAGGTCTCCCAAGAGGGCGAAATAGATTTCTCCTCTCGGATTGGAGAGATAATGAACTTCCAGATTGCGCACCAAGTCATCA from Pararhizobium sp. IMCC3301 includes the following:
- a CDS encoding GH36-type glycosyl hydrolase domain-containing protein, with the protein product MTASVIDHNDAIRAPYLSNEELFALASDLKSQKTLILPGYKQFVLKQRLRINERGILEAFKSTMQASNNGEILTPAAEWLLDNHYLVEENIRQVGRALPPRFYRELPILDNVEGGPLPRIVALAWLYVAHTQSVVSEHSLTNFVQGFQTSDTLKIGELWALPSVLRYVLIENLHRISIRLQQSRKMRTRANELADRLAELTPDDMEMLPLLAHYFDDAGDNSFASQLLYRLRDGSTGAGQAITWLEKRLEARDSDSEEVLVAEHNRLSSGNVTIGSIVRSLRILDDIDWTLWFENVSAVDAILRSHSNFEDLDFHTRDSYRDRVERLARRSRYSETEIAQAAVNLAEQSSDHSDVGFYFLSLQKTKLERQIGYKRTWRELAFEGYSKLRWLGAALPMVLGTLIAVTAGLFVLASAPIPTSLLVLLLVLASFPAMEAANGLFHWTTSMLVTPTRFPGYEWKQGIPAEASTLVAVPCLLTNRDTVDDLVRNLEVHYLSNPRGEIYFALLGDLVDAATEEKADDADLLIYAQTQIDELAARYRHDGGRRFFLLHRKRQLNESEDAWIGWERKRGKLHELNFFLRGDKDTSFFPLEHALPDNIQYVMTLDADTRITRDVVTKLAGKMHHPVNRPKVDKRTGLVTSGYAILQPRVTPSLTTGADASFFQRVFSINRGLDPYVFAVSDTYQDLFDEGTFTGKGLYHVDAFESALANRVPDNAVLSHDLLEGILARAGLVTDAELIEDFPTRYQVEVSRQHRWVRGDWQLLPYILSTASGIGGLGRFKMIDNLRRSLTPIFWMIASVAGWCVLSVDIAWIWQAMLVLSLFIAPSLSLISEIVPSRKDLVPSVHFHSLVSDFSLATAQVLLRVTLIAHFAWVMGDAILRSLYRLFVSRKKLLEWRTAAQVERTASDSLLFYFQLMWMSPVAGFASTGFVLASGASLLSPVVLLSTAWIVAPVIAYLASRSFPTEDRLVVSDSDRANLRRIARRTWRYFETFVTIEHNYLPPDNVQETPFEVVAHRTSPTNIGLYLLSVVTARDFGWISFPKAIERIEETLCTLERMEKLQGHLFNWYDTGSLEPLYPRYISTVDSGNLAGHLITLASTCREWGHTPIVHRQTHVDGVIDVAGIAQEYLAAVPEGWRSLEPLRKRLHERLAGFQRIAQGMNAEPETASLRSGDLSTLAWDISRLASDLRSAHDVAETRQLEAWSLTLVETCEQRLVDRERSVNEALTSSDHLNKLAERARLLAFAMNFEFLYNRDRRLLSIGYRADLNELDDSCYDLLASEARLTSLFGIAKGDLPKEHWFRLGRPVVPVGFEAALLSWSGSMFEYLMPPLVMHERLGGILNQTNQLIVKRQIAYGNRRGIPWGISESAYNARDPQLTYQYSNFGVPSLGLKRGLSRDAVVAPYASLLASQYQPAAAVSNLDRLRSLGALGQYGFYDAVDFTPNRVPVGEKFEIVRNFMAHHHGMSIVAVDNVVFHGRMRNRFHADPTIEAAELLLQEKAPRDISVLSAKDDSRPRSDDTSDLHQLADRKIADPLNADRETIVLSNGHYSSILTATGAGGSRWNGLAVSRWTPDPTEDRLGLFIFLRDIEDGQWWSATAEPRRANGEITRVIFSEDKAEFHKTVGTLRSEVQCIVASEADAEARQVTLRNDGKTDRLIEVTSYSEIVLTSEDADSAHPLFAKMFVRTEIAPDNSVIHAWRNKRTPGEPDMHLAHLVTDSSDVNRPTQAETDRRNFIGRGRTLNRAAAFDPGKELSGSHGYTLDPIFALRRTVRVPAGKKVKVIFWTVAAPTREVAQEAVDRYRHAETYLHEAELSWTRSQVQFFHIGITSQDAAAFQQIARFLIYPDTGLRAQQETIRKGLTSQSSLWPLSISGDFPIFVLRIDDESDLKIVRRALLMQEYLRAHNLLCDLVVINERSTSYTQDLQQALDVMCENARARGHAKGPRQHIFTVRRDLTATEAYRGLLSVAAIVMHTRNGDITEQLDRVLQHQSETGTTSTPSNRPQLRGMIKPIPDGLGSDLTFWNGFGGFAEDHSYVVRLRAGGSTPHPWINVISNDSFGFHVSSEGAGFTWSYNSRDYQLTPWTNDPVINRPGEAFFVTDLNSGSVSTPFAALSEDSSANFEIRHAPGVSTFKSIDNRLELLLEQSVSLDKPVKLSRLTLTNRYDEPVNLRMYAYAEWVLGNNSVKSRPTILSSWDEKRGGLLATNPYSVDFAGRTAFLAADIRASSFTADRREFLGQSTGDVFFPSSVYSGADLSGNLAVTGDPCAALAIDIQLGPKESKTINVFFGDCEDRIQSESLLDQLQNGDIAAELAETLRYWRDFLDTLQVKTDDPSFDAMVNTWLPYQNYACRMKARSAFYQASGAFGFRDQLQDSLALMLHDPTIAREQVLIAAGRQFKEGDVQHWWLPGSGAGVRTMISDDVVWLGYAVAHYIEVTGDKAILDKQLPFLEGQKLKVGEHDAFFTPEASEQKASVYEHAARALDLAIKRTGKDGLPLILGGDWNDGMNRVGEGGEGQSVWLGWFLLRTLKHWIPFAEDRKDNKRLKVWQTHITALKKSIEGPGWDGEWYLRATYDDGTPLGSKACEEDRIDSLGQSWSVLSGAGRKSRRDMALDAVMGQLVDDEHKIVRLFTPPFQHTDKDPGYIKGYPPGVRENGGQYTHAATWVVYALAEQGRVDDAWRCFQMLNPVNHALNREAAEHYRVEPYAIAADIYGEGEKSGRGGWTWYTGSAGWLYRVAVEAILGIRKTGKTLHINPAIPSTWKGYSAHLRVDGKVLAIDVKQEKPGKLKIRINGKIIDETFDLSE